The Chryseobacterium sp. JV274 sequence AACCATGGTAATATTTCTTCCTTCATTAGATTTCATAAGCTCTACAATTGTTTCCAAGGTCATATTTGAAGTTCTGGATCCGTTTATACTAATAATCTTATCTTCTTTTTGTAGACCTGCCTTATAAGCTGGAGAGTCTTTTCTCACCCCAGCAATAGAAAAGATAGGTTTTAAACTGAACTTATATTGAAAGGAATCATTGTAGATAACATTTACTACGGATACTGCCTTTTCTGTTTCAATTTTTACCCTGTCTTGTTCCCATTCAAGCCCTTCTTGCTTAAAATCTAATCCACTCATATTAAAATGAAAAGGATCATCAAAATATCTGTTTTTTCTCAAATATAGCTTTTGGTTGGGATAATCAAAAACAACTGTGAACCGCCGCATAATTTCTCCACCTATGGAACCTTTTCTATTTTCAACTAAATTAACGTGCTGGATAGAAAACTCATCTGGCATAGCGGTAAGAGGTTTTTCAAATTTAAACTTTCCAAGATAAAAATTATGAATACGGCTTCTTTTACCATAAATATCTCCATTGAAGCCACGGCCCAGAAAATCATCAATATTAGGCCTGTTGTAGACGAAATTTTTAATAAGAGTGGGGAAGAGCCAGATCGCATCACTGTTTCCAAGGTCAATCAAAAGTTTAGAATCTTTCTTTTCATTTGTCATTTCCACACCAGCATACAGATAAGGTTTGTCTTTTTCAATCGTGATTGGAAACTCTTCAAATCTTTTGGTTTTCTTGTTTAAAAGATCAGCATTTTCATAAACCGTTATTTTCTTTGAGGCATAATCAATGTAAATAGGATGATCTTTAAAAAAATGATATCCAATAACTCCATTCACAGGAATTCCTACGTGAGGTGAAATATTAAATTCCTCATCAATAATGATGTAGAGAGACATGGAAGTATTGACAATTTCATTTCCTATTTTACCCAAATTACGTTCAGATTTTAAGCCATCAATACTTAAGTTTCCTCCTAGACCTGAAAATTTAACTTTTTCAACATTACTTAGTTTCAGTTCTTTATTTTCCAGACTGAAAAGAATAGTCTCCGAAACTCCCGTATCCAGCAAAAAGGTAAGTTCCGCACCATTGACATTGATAGGAATAAAGATAAGATTGTTGATAAACTGAAAAGGGATGACCGCTTTTTTTGTATTAATCAACTCAAAAGAGTTCTGGGCATTTATAAAAATGCTTAGAAATAATCCCAGTAAAAGCAATTTAAATTTCATTTACTGAATTTACTGAAATTATCTATATGATAATAAAAAAACATTCCAAAAGCAGGAATGTTTGTGTAAACTACAATGAAGTAGTATTTTTTGTTGAATTTATTTCAAATTGAGTCTTGATTATTTGGAGAAGAATTCCATCAGATCCATATAATTCTTCTGATTAACACCATGTCCGCTCATATATTCTCTGAAAGTGAAATAACAGCTGAGATCATACAGAAGGTCAGCCGCTTTTCGTCCCCATTCAAGTGGAATCACAGCATCATCGGAGCCATGTGAAATGAAAAAACGAAGCTTTTCCAGTTTCTTTTTATCTTTTACAATACCATCCAGAATTTTATCTTCAGGATAACTGCTTAGACAGGCAACATAATTGAATAATTCAGGGTGTTTTAAAGCCAAAGCATAGCACAAAATTCCTCCCTGGCTGAAACCGCACAGATGAGTTTTGCTTTCTGTAAGTCCATAATGGTTGATGATCTTAAGCATGCTTTCCAATACGGCATTTAAAGATTCCTTTGCCTGAGGAACATCAATAAAATTTTCGGGATCGTTGAAATTAATATCATACCAGGAATATCCTTCAAATTGAGTATCATGTGGAGCTCTGAAACTTACAATGATCCAGTCATTGGGAAGTGTTTCCCTGAAGCTGAAAAGATCTTGCTCATTACTGCCGTAGCCATGAAGCATAAAAAGAATAGGGGTATTGGAGGTAATATTTTCCGGCTCTCTTACTAGATAATCTAAATTCATAGAGCAAAGATAATTAAATTACATTCAGAATCTTAACTTTTGTTATTCATACAATGAACTTTGACAGGATGATGCTTTATGTGTAAGGATTGTTTCTTTGAAGTGTATTTTTGGGCTTTAGGGACAGATTTTTATTTTTGTTGATTTGATATTATTTAGAAATTTTTGTTGGAAAATTTTCATAAAAGTTATTTTTATATTAATAAAAAACTTATATTTGAAACATTAAAAAATCTATTTGGAGAAATGAAGCAATTTTACAATTCAAAAAGTTTACTTAGACTTTCTTTTTTATTCGTTTTATTATTTTCTGTAATTACCATTGTTAATTCTTGTAAAAAAGATGACGATGAAGAATTTAAGGATCATGTGGTTCAGTTTGAAGTGAAGACCACTACAGGAGGAAACATTATAAGTGTTGTAACACAGGTGGGCACGGCTCAGAACACTATATACAATACTCCGCAGTCACCGGTAATTTCACCATGGACAAGTGGGGAATTCTTTGTGAACTCCAGCCAGGCGCAGTTGAATCTTGATGCTAACGCGTCAATGCCGGATGATAATTCTGAGTTAACGATCAATCTTTATATAGATGGAGAAGTTGCAAGAACTGTTAAGAAAAAAGGAAAAGGAGTATTAGTTGCTTCTATCGATTACAGTTTCCTGGAACCATAAAATAGTACAATATTTATATACAAAAGACCGCTCTTAGAGCGGTCTTTTATTTTTCAATCAATTGTTGCTGTACTGCAAGATTGATCAATTCTGTTGAGTTCTTTGCATGGAATTTCTGAAGCAGATTCTTACGGTGGGTGTCTACAGTAAGCGGACTTAAGAAAAGCTCTTCGGCAATCATATTACTTGTTTTCCCCTGCGCTACCATCTGAAGGATTTGTTTTTCTCTTTTGGTAAGCCGCGGCATTGGAAGATCATGCTGAGATGGACGGCTGATGATCTGTTTTGTCTCATTGCAGAAAACAATGTCTCCGGAAAGAGCCCCTTTGATGCATATTACAAGTTCATCAATAGAAGTATTCTTGAGAAGATAACCACTTGCTCCGTTTTGTATAGACTGCATGATGATACTCCGCTCAGAACGGTTACTGAACATAATCACTGAGGTATTCGGGGATATTTTCTTTATTTCTCTGCAGAGTTCCGTGCCGTTGCTATCAGGTAGCGTAATATCAAGGAGAATAATATCTACCATTTCTGATTGGATAAAATTGATGGTTTCTGCACCAGTCGTAAAACTTCCTGCTACGTTAAAAACGGGCTGGCTGTTTAGCATCATTCTAAGACCTTCAATGACAATAGGATGGTCGTCTGCGATGATGATATTTATTTTCTCATTCTCCATGGATGTTGAGTTCTATATTAATGGTAGTTCCCTGATCATCAGAATGTATTTCCATTGTTCCTTTCAGGTAATTGACCCTGTTTTTCAGGTTACGAAGTCCCATACTTTTGGTGGTGTTTTCTATATTTTTATCAAAACCTTTTCCGTTGTCTTCAATCGTGATCATAAAATTTTCGCCGGATTGTGAGCATTGAAGTAAGATGCTGCTGGCTTCTGCATGTTTTATGGCATTGGCCAATAATTCCTGTACAATCCTGTAAATATTAAGCTGAATATTTAAAGGCAGTTTTTTACTAATATCTATAGCCTGAAAATCAATTTCGAGGTTTTTTCTGCTGTAAAATTCACACAAATCATGTATGGCTGTTTCCAAACCAAAATTAAGCAATGATTCAGGCATTAAATTTCTGGCTACATGCCGGAGCTCACTCACGGAGTTGTCCAGCTGGCCTAAGATTTTATAAAATTCCTGATCCTTTTCAGGGTGAAGATGAGTGGAAGACCATGTAGAAAAATTGATTTTAACCCCCGCAAGCATTCCGCCCAAACCATCATGAAGATCTCTTGCAATACGCTCTCTTTCTCTTTCTTCCCCATCAAGAATAGCTTTGGTAAGGGATAATTCTTCCTTTTGTTTAATGTCTTCTATTTTCTGCTTGTTTATTTTTTTATTTTTTCTGAAAATGATAAAAAGAAAGCCCAGAAGGCTTAGTGCCAGCAATAAAACAAGACCCATTCCCCATAAATAAGAGTTCTTCTTACTTACCTCAAGATCCTTTTGATTTTTTTCAGCATTTAAATTCGCTATTTTTCTTTCCTTTTCAGCGGTATTGAACTTGGATTCGAGTTTGTTGATTTCAAGCTTTACATTCTCGGTATTCAGGCTGTCATTAAGTTTAGAATATTTTTGTTCCCATAGAAGTGCTTCTTTGGTATTTCCTGTTTCCTCATTGAGTAAAGAAAGTTGCTTATAAAAAGTTTTTCTGTTGTTAAGATCAATAGCTAAGGACTTTTCCGTTAAAACATCCTCTAAAGTAATCTTAGCTTCCTTATATCTTTTAAGTTTCTTTAAAATATCATACTTGTTGAAATAAAACATCTGAGCCAGAAGATTCTGATTGAATTTTTTTGCATAAAAAATCCCTTTTTCTATCACCGGGAGTGCTTCTTCATTTTTTTGCCGCGTAATATAGAAAAGTGTTTTACTGTAATAATAGAATGCATTGGATGAAGACTCCGGATAAGGACGGATGAGTTGTTCTGCTTTATGTAAGAACTTTTCAGCTTCATCTCCATTGGCCTGATAGCAGAAATTGTTGGCAGAGTTGAGGTACGTGAAAAATAATTCAGCAGACTGCGGATATTGTTTCTCAAGAATTTTCAATGCTTTATTATTGTAATCTTCCGCCTTTTTAAACTGTGCATTATAAGTAAGGATCACCGCAAGCTGAGTGTATAAAAAACCTAAATTCCTGCTGTTTTCATATTTTTTTACCAGCGGAATACTTTTTTCAAGAATAATCTTGACCAGCGGAATGTATCCTTCTTTATCTTTTTGGGTTACCCCATAGCTGTACCAGGCCAGTGCCTGAAAAAAATCGGATTCTTCACTTTTAAATTTAGATAAAGATTTGATAGCCTGCTGATAAGAAATACCCGCTTTCCTTTTGTTCCTTTCCATGTTATACTGCCCCTCGTAATAATAATATTTTGCTGAAAAGTAAGGGGTGCTTCGAGCCAGTATTTTTCCATTTGCAAGATATTTTTTACTCAAAACAGAATCACTGTTTCTATAATAATTTGATAAAAGGAAAGAAGCCGTTGCTTTTGAAGTATCGGGAAAATTTCCCCTTGCAATGCTTTGTAAGCTGTCTATATAAGATTTCTCATTAAGTGGAATGATTTGCTGGGATTGCAATGTAAAAAATAAGAATAGGCTTAATAGGGCAAGTAATCTCTTCATTATGGATCAATTCTGAAAAATATTTTTTTAAACGCTCAATTTAATTAAAAATTTTAGCATAAAAAATACCTGAATTTAGGTAGAAAAAATTACTGATTTTTCAGGATTGATAGACATAAGTGATGCTCATAGCTTTGCAATCAAATCATGAATCATAGAATATTTAATATAGTAACTAAAATTTAAACAAAAAGATTATGAAAAAAATGAGAATGAATCAGCTGTTAAGAGGCGCATTTGTTGCAGTAATAGCAGTAATGCTTATTGGATTTACAGCTTCATGCAGTAATGATGATGATGACAACAATGTGAATGGAGCAGGGAAAAGTCATAAAGTGGTTTTTAAAGCAATCGCTTCATCTGGAAGTAATATTGATGTAGCGGTGTACGGAATTGACGGTAACCCTACTACAGCATCAAGTCTGAGCGGATCAACATGGAGCAGCCCTGAAGTAACATCAGAATCAGGAGCATACAGTGCCAATGTTGCAGTAAACGCTATCGGACTAGACGGTTCTGCTACCTTGAAGGTTCAGATCTGGGTAGACGGAGAACTGAAGAAAGAAGGAACTTCCAGCGGACAGTATTTATCAGCTTCTGCAAGCTATACATTTTAATATCAAATTTTTAGGACATAAAACAGGCGCTGAGATTCATCTCAGCGCCTGTTTTTATTTTTATATGGTATTTAAGATTAGCCTACCTTAACAATAAAGTAGCTTTTCTTACCTTTTTGGAGCAATAGGAATTTACCGTCAATAAGATCAGCTTCATTGGCTGTAAAAGTGTCATTCACTTTTTGCTTGTTGACAGAGATCGCATTTCCTTTAATTTCTCTTTGAGCTTCACTCTTAGACTTTAAGAATCCTGATTTTTCAGAAAGAAGATCGATAATATTCACTCCTAAAACATCAGTTTTTGCAATTTCTTTCTGAGGAACTCCATCAAAAACTTCAAGGAATATTTCCTCATCAAGGCTTACCAGATCTTCAGCTGTGGAACGCCCGAAAAGAATTTCAGAAGCTTTCAGTGCTTTTTCATATTCTTCTCTTCCATGTACCCAAACAGTAACCTCTTCAGCCAGTCTCTTTTGTAGTTTTCTTTCGTGTGCCGCTGTTTTATGTTCTTCAATTAAAGCTTCAATTTCTTCTTTTCCTAAGAAAGTATAGAACTTGATGAATCTTTCAGCATCATCATCAGTAGCATTCAGCCAGAACTGGTAGAATTTGTAAGGAGACGTTTTCTTTTTATCCAGCCAATAGTTTTCTCCACTTTCAGACTTCCCGAATTTAGAACCATCCGCTTTAGTAATCAAAGGAACTGTTAATGCAAACGCTTCACCCTGAGCTTTTCTACGGATCAATTCTGTTCCTGTAGTGATATTTCCCCACTGGTCAGAACCTCCCATCTGTAGCTTTACATTGTTGTTTTGGTATAGGTGAAGGAAATCATATCCCTGAATTAGCTGGTACGTAAATTCTGTAAAACTCATTCCGTCAACACCTGCATCTCCTGAAAGTCTTTTCTTTACAGAATCTTTAGCCATCATATAGTTGACTGTGATGTTTTTTCCTACATTTTTAGCAAAATCAAGGAAAGAAATATTCTTCATCCAGTCATAGTTGTTCACCAATTCAGCTTTATTGGGTCCATTTCCATCAAAATTTAAGAATTTTGAAAGCTGGTTTTTTAAACAATCAACGTAGTGTAAAAGAGTTTCTTCATCCAGAAGATTTCTTTCGGCCGATTTCCCGGAAGGGTCACCAATCATACCTGTAGCGCCTCCTACCAAAGCAATCGGTTTGTGGCCATGCTGCTGGAAGTGAGCTAAAATTTTTATCTGGATAAGACTTCCGATATGTAAAGAATCGGCAGTAGGATCAAAACCAATATATGCAGTAGTTACCTCTTTATTCAGTTGTTCATCGGTTCCTGGCATCATATCGGCAAACAGACCACGCCATTTCAGTTCTTCTATAAAGGAATTCATTGATTGTTAACTTTAAAATTTTAAGAAGCAAAGATAGTAAATTCAGAAGGAAGAGAAAAAAGGAGAAACAGCAAATAAGCAAATTGATAAAAACCTGAAAATGCTTTGGTGGTAACTTTGGAAGCAAAGGTAGATTCACTGTTTTCCCTTTTGCAATTATGCCCCAAATACGCTATATTTGTTATTAATGAACGACGAACAGCTATTCCTGCTCATACAAAAGGCCAAGGATAAAGACCAGAAGGCCCAGACTAAACTCATCAATGTTTTTTGGGTGGATGTTTTCTCTTTTGTAATGAAAAAGGTAAGGGATGAAAACGATGCCGATGAAATTACCGTAAATGTTTTTTCAAAAGTATTGTCGAAACTGGATATGTTTGATCCTCATTTTCAGTTTAAAACCTGGATATTGACCATTGCCCAGAATACCGTTATCGATTTCTGGAGAAAAAAGAACCGTGAGAATGAAGATGCTGTTGAAAATCTTGATGAGGTTAAAAACCAATATGCAAAATCTCCGGAAGAACTTCTGATTTCTGAAGAAGAACAGAAGAAAATCATCAAAACCATAGAATCCCTGGATGCCAACTATCAGGATATTATCAAGTTGAGGTTTTTTGAAGAAAAAAGCATCAAAGAAATTGCTGAAGAGCTGGGGATTTCCGTTGCCAATACCAAAGTACGGGTAATGCGTGCTAAAAAAGTCTTAGCTGAGCTCTTGAAGAATAATGAGTTTGATGATAATTAAGTTCAATAATACTATTCAATAGAAGCGGGCTTTAGCCCGTTTACTGAAAAAAAAAAATTCAAAATCGGCTTTAGCCAAAATATAAATCTTATAATTTAGTTTAAAAATAAACTTCTTCTTTTGTTTTAGGAAGAATTATTTTTTGTTGTTTTTCCTGATTTCTGTTTTGAAGATTGATCTTGAGTCCTTTTTTAATATAAGTTTCCTTTAAGGATTTACCATATTCAGCTGTATTTTCAACTTCTTTTGAATAGTTCAGCTGCCCCGTTGAAAGGTTGAAATCTATATCTTTCCAGTAATCTCCCGGCCTTCCTGAAGTGGAGGATGTTCCTATTAATTCAAAATGCCCGTTTTGAAATCTATATTTATCTGTGACATCCCACTTCCAGCTGCTTCCGCCATTTTGAGAAATAACCAGAATTCCTTTTTCTATTTTAGTTTCTCTATAAGGATCACCCATCATACCTCCACCATTGCTTTCCATAACAGCGTTTCTCGATTTTTCCAGGACAGTCCATGCTCCTCCAACTTTCTTTAGGATCTGAATTTCGCGGATGTTTCCCATGTCAGTTGTATCCTTTGTATTGTAAATAATTACTTTTTCAGGAATTTTATCACCATCAAGATCTCCGTCTACCGTTTCAAGAAGAGTAGAACCTGCTGGCTGAAATTGTTTTTGAGCAAGACAGAATGTTCCGGCTGCCATACATAAAATAAAGACTATTTTTCTCATAAGGAATTTTGAAAACTTAAATGTACAATGAAATTTTGAATTATCAGTTTCATCAATATCTCTGGTTGATGGTTTCCATTAAAAAATCCTTAACTTTGAACTTCAATTTTAGAAATGGAAAATTCAGTTCAAGACACTACCGTTCAAAAACCAAAATGGATCCGCGTAAAACTTCCTACCGGAAAGAATTACAGAGAGCTGAGAACTTTGGTTGATAAATATAAATTAAATACCATTTGCCAAAGCGGAAGCTGCCCGAACATGGGAGAATGTTGGGGTGAAGGTACAGCAACTTTCATGATTTTAGGAAATATCTGTACGAGAAGCTGTGGATTCTGTGGCGTAAAAACAGGAAAACCGCTTGATGTAAATTGGGATGAACCTGAAAAAGTAGCAAGATCTATCAAATTAATGAAGATCAAACATGCCGTTCTTACTTCTGTAGACCGCGATGATCTGAAAGATATGGGATCTATTCTTTGGGGAGAAACAGTGAATGCTGTAAGAAGAATCTCTCCGGGAACAACGATGGAAACTCTGATTCCGGATTTCCAGGGTATTACAAAACATCTGGACAGACTGGTAGAAGTAGCTCCGGAAGTAATCTCTCACAACATGGAAACGGTAAAACGTCTGACCAGAGAGGTGAGAATCCAGGCAAAATATGAAAGAAGCCTTGAAGTATTAAGATATCTGAAAGAAGCCGGACAAAGAAGAACCAAAACAGGGGTAATGCTTGGATTAGGTGAAACTAAAGATGAGGTTTTCCAAACGATAGAGGATATCAGAAATGCGAATGTAGATGTTATTACTCTTGGACAGTATTTGCAACCGACTAAAAAGCATCTTCCTGTAAAAAAATTCATCACTCCTGAAGAATTTGATGAGTTCGGAGATTTTGCAAGAAGTTTAGGTTTCAGACACGTTGAAAGCTCTCCTCTTGTAAGAAGTTCTTACCACGCAGAAAAACATATTCATTAAAATATAAACCGTTCAGCAATGAACGGTTTTTGTTTTTTTAGGTAGCAGAGATTAGATTGTAGGGATTAGGGATTAGGGATTAGGGAGTGAAAGGGCTTCCATTTGTAATAACGATTTTCATAATTCCCTTCCTCCTGAGGGGTGGCGAAAATTCAAAGAATTTTTGACGGGGTGGTTTAGTTGTTACCTTCAATGGCTTACATTGCATCATTTACGTCCTACTTATTACAAGACGTTTCCTTTGTAATCACTCCAATCCGGCCATTGATTTCAATCGGTTTAAAATGTTTCTTTTTAAATTCGGAAGGTGTTTCGCCTGTATGTTGTTTGAATAGTTTATTAAAGTAAGAAAGACTTTCAAAACCTACCTGAAAGCAAACTTCAGTCACAGAATAATCTTTCAACAGGAATATTTTAGCCTGATTGATTCTATAGTTATTAACAAAATCGGTAAAGGTCATGTTGGTCTGCTTTTTAAAATAACGGCAGAACGCAGGCGTGCTTAGACTTACAATTTTTGCAATTTCATTGACATTAGGTTTCTTGTCGTAATTTTCGTGGATATAGTCGTAAATGGTTCCCATCCGGATTTTATCATTCAGAAACCACTTGATTCTGGTATCTTCCTTGTTGAGTTCCTTTACTTCTGTTGAATCAGCGAGGATCTGTAGAATTTCAATTAATCCTACCAGAGATTCAAAAGAGTTTTTATCTTTAATGATCTGTAGTTTTTCAACTACTGTATTTTTTGTTTCCCCGGAAAATGATAATCCAAGATATGACCGTTCTAAAAGAATTTTGATATTCTCAAATTCAGGAACAGGAAGAATAATATCCTGAAGGAAGTTTTCCCGCATCTGCAGCACAAGTTGTTGGCATTCAGTCTGAATACCATAGTCAAAATTAAGATGGGGAACATTAGATCCAATCAATAAAAGATCACTGTCTGTAAAGGCCGAAATATCTCTTCCTACATGCCGGATTCCGTTCACGGCTTCTACATAGACCAATTCGATTTCAGGATGATAATGCCAGAAAAAACAGTTTTTCAGGGAAGGGGCAAATAGTTTGAAAGATTTCCCTTTTTCAAATTCAATAATTTCTTTCTGGATTTTCATCTTGTTCTCATTTGATTGTTTCTGAATATAAAATTAAATAAAAAGGTTAATATGGAGCAAATTTTTATCATTCGAAGAGGTGTGAAATTCAAACTTTCTTTCGATTTTTGCACTTTCAAAATGAAGACGCTCAGGTATTTTTAATT is a genomic window containing:
- a CDS encoding PDZ domain-containing protein, which produces MKFKLLLLGLFLSIFINAQNSFELINTKKAVIPFQFINNLIFIPINVNGAELTFLLDTGVSETILFSLENKELKLSNVEKVKFSGLGGNLSIDGLKSERNLGKIGNEIVNTSMSLYIIIDEEFNISPHVGIPVNGVIGYHFFKDHPIYIDYASKKITVYENADLLNKKTKRFEEFPITIEKDKPYLYAGVEMTNEKKDSKLLIDLGNSDAIWLFPTLIKNFVYNRPNIDDFLGRGFNGDIYGKRSRIHNFYLGKFKFEKPLTAMPDEFSIQHVNLVENRKGSIGGEIMRRFTVVFDYPNQKLYLRKNRYFDDPFHFNMSGLDFKQEGLEWEQDRVKIETEKAVSVVNVIYNDSFQYKFSLKPIFSIAGVRKDSPAYKAGLQKEDKIISINGSRTSNMTLETIVELMKSNEGRNITMVIQRKNKELILRFMLEDPIPYQE
- a CDS encoding alpha/beta hydrolase; amino-acid sequence: MNLDYLVREPENITSNTPILFMLHGYGSNEQDLFSFRETLPNDWIIVSFRAPHDTQFEGYSWYDINFNDPENFIDVPQAKESLNAVLESMLKIINHYGLTESKTHLCGFSQGGILCYALALKHPELFNYVACLSSYPEDKILDGIVKDKKKLEKLRFFISHGSDDAVIPLEWGRKAADLLYDLSCYFTFREYMSGHGVNQKNYMDLMEFFSK
- a CDS encoding response regulator transcription factor, coding for MENEKINIIIADDHPIVIEGLRMMLNSQPVFNVAGSFTTGAETINFIQSEMVDIILLDITLPDSNGTELCREIKKISPNTSVIMFSNRSERSIIMQSIQNGASGYLLKNTSIDELVICIKGALSGDIVFCNETKQIISRPSQHDLPMPRLTKREKQILQMVAQGKTSNMIAEELFLSPLTVDTHRKNLLQKFHAKNSTELINLAVQQQLIEK
- a CDS encoding sensor histidine kinase gives rise to the protein MKRLLALLSLFLFFTLQSQQIIPLNEKSYIDSLQSIARGNFPDTSKATASFLLSNYYRNSDSVLSKKYLANGKILARSTPYFSAKYYYYEGQYNMERNKRKAGISYQQAIKSLSKFKSEESDFFQALAWYSYGVTQKDKEGYIPLVKIILEKSIPLVKKYENSRNLGFLYTQLAVILTYNAQFKKAEDYNNKALKILEKQYPQSAELFFTYLNSANNFCYQANGDEAEKFLHKAEQLIRPYPESSSNAFYYYSKTLFYITRQKNEEALPVIEKGIFYAKKFNQNLLAQMFYFNKYDILKKLKRYKEAKITLEDVLTEKSLAIDLNNRKTFYKQLSLLNEETGNTKEALLWEQKYSKLNDSLNTENVKLEINKLESKFNTAEKERKIANLNAEKNQKDLEVSKKNSYLWGMGLVLLLALSLLGFLFIIFRKNKKINKQKIEDIKQKEELSLTKAILDGEERERERIARDLHDGLGGMLAGVKINFSTWSSTHLHPEKDQEFYKILGQLDNSVSELRHVARNLMPESLLNFGLETAIHDLCEFYSRKNLEIDFQAIDISKKLPLNIQLNIYRIVQELLANAIKHAEASSILLQCSQSGENFMITIEDNGKGFDKNIENTTKSMGLRNLKNRVNYLKGTMEIHSDDQGTTINIELNIHGE
- the tyrS gene encoding tyrosine--tRNA ligase; amino-acid sequence: MNSFIEELKWRGLFADMMPGTDEQLNKEVTTAYIGFDPTADSLHIGSLIQIKILAHFQQHGHKPIALVGGATGMIGDPSGKSAERNLLDEETLLHYVDCLKNQLSKFLNFDGNGPNKAELVNNYDWMKNISFLDFAKNVGKNITVNYMMAKDSVKKRLSGDAGVDGMSFTEFTYQLIQGYDFLHLYQNNNVKLQMGGSDQWGNITTGTELIRRKAQGEAFALTVPLITKADGSKFGKSESGENYWLDKKKTSPYKFYQFWLNATDDDAERFIKFYTFLGKEEIEALIEEHKTAAHERKLQKRLAEEVTVWVHGREEYEKALKASEILFGRSTAEDLVSLDEEIFLEVFDGVPQKEIAKTDVLGVNIIDLLSEKSGFLKSKSEAQREIKGNAISVNKQKVNDTFTANEADLIDGKFLLLQKGKKSYFIVKVG
- a CDS encoding RNA polymerase sigma factor, with the translated sequence MNDEQLFLLIQKAKDKDQKAQTKLINVFWVDVFSFVMKKVRDENDADEITVNVFSKVLSKLDMFDPHFQFKTWILTIAQNTVIDFWRKKNRENEDAVENLDEVKNQYAKSPEELLISEEEQKKIIKTIESLDANYQDIIKLRFFEEKSIKEIAEELGISVANTKVRVMRAKKVLAELLKNNEFDDN
- the lipA gene encoding lipoyl synthase, translating into MENSVQDTTVQKPKWIRVKLPTGKNYRELRTLVDKYKLNTICQSGSCPNMGECWGEGTATFMILGNICTRSCGFCGVKTGKPLDVNWDEPEKVARSIKLMKIKHAVLTSVDRDDLKDMGSILWGETVNAVRRISPGTTMETLIPDFQGITKHLDRLVEVAPEVISHNMETVKRLTREVRIQAKYERSLEVLRYLKEAGQRRTKTGVMLGLGETKDEVFQTIEDIRNANVDVITLGQYLQPTKKHLPVKKFITPEEFDEFGDFARSLGFRHVESSPLVRSSYHAEKHIH
- a CDS encoding AraC family transcriptional regulator, whose amino-acid sequence is MKIQKEIIEFEKGKSFKLFAPSLKNCFFWHYHPEIELVYVEAVNGIRHVGRDISAFTDSDLLLIGSNVPHLNFDYGIQTECQQLVLQMRENFLQDIILPVPEFENIKILLERSYLGLSFSGETKNTVVEKLQIIKDKNSFESLVGLIEILQILADSTEVKELNKEDTRIKWFLNDKIRMGTIYDYIHENYDKKPNVNEIAKIVSLSTPAFCRYFKKQTNMTFTDFVNNYRINQAKIFLLKDYSVTEVCFQVGFESLSYFNKLFKQHTGETPSEFKKKHFKPIEINGRIGVITKETSCNK